A single window of Bordetella genomosp. 11 DNA harbors:
- the mdoH gene encoding glucans biosynthesis glucosyltransferase MdoH — translation MNLKPNNSLPGNDAVEDYLDRLALPPEARGAAAARAAEAAGEGRSALDAVHRSLADRGAPGGDPVLASGLQRLRAAEGGDPDIDGMARQTPDSGVCLPSAPPLRRTPMSPEPWVPNPLVRFWRRLRGQGPHLSDDYMATAPRMDPRWRQAGSRRRMCLLLLVILQTVVATYYMKGVLPYQGKQVLEVGILFLFALLFGWVSAGFWTAMMGFLQLLIGRDRYSISARGTEDAPIDRSARTAIVMPICNEDVSRVFAGLRATYESLAQTDVLDRFDIFVLSDSYKADICVAEQRAWVDLCKAVKGFGRIFYRRRRRRVKRKSGNIDDFCRRWGGNYRYMIVLDADSVMSGECLKRLVQLMEASPDAGIIQSAPQASGMDSLYARIQQFATRVYGPLFTAGMHYWQLGESHYWGHNAIIRLAPFMRHCVLAPLPGKGAFAGAILSHDFVEAALMRRAGWGVWIAYDLPGSYEELPPNLLEELQRDQRWCHGNLMNFRLFFIQGFHPVHRAVFLTGVMSYLSAPLWFLFLLLSTALLAVHTLTEPQYFVEPRQLFPIWPQWHPDKAIALFSTTAVLLFLPKVLGVLLVWARGARLFGGRRKALSSMLMEVLFSMLLAPVRMLFHTRFVVAAFLGLSAKWISPARDNDQTTWGDAFKRHGSQTLLGLCWAALVAWLNPVFLLWMAPILAALLLIIPLSVYSSRVDLGRRAYLSRLFRIPEETQPPTELQATRRYTAQNRNVAHTPDFEDAVVDPGVNALACAMATGRHKPNPLNEAQRREQVDRVMEYGVDALSEPQKIKLLDDPVVLSRVHGAMWRSREDHALQLRQRTAPREEPPEPLVTAETAAVL, via the coding sequence ATGAACCTGAAGCCAAATAACAGCCTGCCCGGCAACGACGCGGTGGAAGATTATCTCGACCGCCTGGCGCTGCCTCCCGAAGCGCGGGGGGCGGCCGCCGCTCGCGCGGCGGAAGCGGCAGGCGAAGGCCGGTCCGCCCTGGACGCCGTGCACCGCTCGCTGGCGGACAGGGGCGCACCCGGCGGCGACCCGGTATTGGCCTCCGGCCTGCAGCGGCTGCGCGCCGCCGAAGGCGGGGATCCGGACATCGACGGCATGGCCCGGCAAACGCCGGACTCGGGCGTTTGCCTGCCGTCGGCCCCGCCGTTGCGGCGCACGCCGATGTCACCGGAACCCTGGGTGCCCAATCCCCTGGTCCGTTTCTGGCGCCGCCTGCGCGGCCAGGGGCCGCACCTGTCGGACGACTACATGGCCACCGCGCCGCGCATGGACCCGCGCTGGCGCCAGGCCGGCAGCCGGCGCCGCATGTGCCTGCTGCTCCTGGTGATCCTGCAGACGGTCGTCGCGACGTACTACATGAAAGGCGTGCTGCCCTACCAGGGCAAGCAGGTACTGGAAGTCGGCATCCTGTTTCTCTTTGCGCTGCTGTTCGGCTGGGTATCGGCCGGCTTCTGGACGGCGATGATGGGATTCCTGCAACTGCTGATCGGCCGCGACCGCTACAGTATCTCGGCGCGCGGCACGGAGGACGCTCCCATCGACCGGTCGGCCCGCACGGCGATCGTGATGCCGATCTGCAATGAAGACGTATCGCGGGTCTTCGCCGGCCTGCGTGCCACCTACGAATCGCTCGCCCAGACCGATGTGCTGGATCGCTTCGACATTTTCGTACTGAGCGACAGCTACAAGGCCGACATCTGCGTGGCGGAACAGCGCGCCTGGGTGGATCTATGCAAAGCGGTCAAGGGATTCGGCCGGATCTTCTATCGCCGCCGGCGCCGCCGCGTCAAGCGCAAGAGCGGCAACATCGACGACTTCTGCCGCCGCTGGGGCGGTAATTACCGCTACATGATCGTGCTGGACGCGGACAGCGTCATGAGCGGCGAATGCCTGAAGCGGCTGGTGCAGTTGATGGAAGCCAGCCCCGATGCGGGCATCATCCAGAGCGCGCCGCAGGCCAGCGGCATGGACAGCCTGTACGCACGCATCCAGCAATTCGCGACGCGGGTGTACGGGCCTTTGTTCACGGCCGGCATGCACTATTGGCAGCTGGGCGAATCGCATTACTGGGGCCACAACGCCATCATCCGGCTGGCGCCCTTCATGCGCCACTGCGTATTGGCGCCCCTGCCCGGCAAGGGGGCCTTCGCGGGCGCCATCCTGTCGCACGACTTCGTCGAAGCGGCACTGATGCGCCGCGCCGGCTGGGGGGTATGGATCGCCTACGACCTGCCCGGCAGCTATGAGGAACTGCCACCCAATCTGCTGGAGGAACTGCAGCGCGATCAGCGGTGGTGCCACGGCAACCTGATGAACTTCCGGCTGTTCTTCATCCAGGGCTTCCATCCGGTGCATCGCGCGGTGTTCCTGACGGGCGTGATGTCGTATTTGTCCGCGCCCCTGTGGTTCCTGTTCCTGCTGCTGTCCACCGCGCTGCTTGCGGTGCATACGCTGACCGAACCGCAGTACTTCGTCGAGCCCCGCCAGCTGTTTCCGATTTGGCCGCAGTGGCATCCGGACAAGGCGATCGCATTGTTTTCCACGACAGCCGTGCTGCTGTTCCTGCCCAAGGTGCTGGGCGTGCTTCTGGTATGGGCGCGCGGCGCGCGGCTGTTCGGTGGCCGCCGGAAAGCCCTGTCGAGCATGCTGATGGAAGTGCTGTTCTCCATGTTGCTGGCGCCGGTGCGCATGCTGTTCCACACGCGCTTCGTGGTGGCGGCTTTCCTGGGCCTGTCGGCGAAGTGGATTTCACCTGCCCGCGACAACGACCAGACGACATGGGGCGACGCATTCAAGCGGCACGGTTCGCAGACCTTGCTGGGCCTGTGCTGGGCCGCACTGGTGGCGTGGCTGAACCCGGTCTTCCTGCTATGGATGGCGCCCATCCTGGCCGCCCTGCTGCTGATCATCCCGCTCTCGGTCTATTCCAGCCGGGTGGACCTGGGCCGGCGCGCCTATCTGTCGCGGTTGTTCCGCATACCGGAGGAAACCCAGCCGCCGACGGAACTGCAGGCGACCCGGCGCTATACCGCGCAGAACCGCAACGTGGCGCATACCCCGGACTTCGAAGACGCGGTGGTGGACCCGGGGGTCAATGCCCTGGCCTGCGCCATGGCCACCGGGCGCCACAAGCCCAACCCGCTGAACGAAGCGCAGCGCCGGGAACAAGTGGACCGCGTCATGGAATACGGCGTGGACGCGCTTTCGGAACCGCAGAAAATCAAGCTGTTGGACGACCCCGTGGTGCTGAGCCGGGTGCACGGGGCGATGTGGCGCAGCCGCGAGGACCACGCCTTGCAACTGCGCCAGCGCACCGCCCCGCGCGAGGAACCGCCGGAACCGCTCGTTACAGCGGAAACGGCGGCCGTGCTTTGA
- a CDS encoding D-2-hydroxyacid dehydrogenase family protein — MKIAILDDYHGVAKDYADWASLGPQASVQVFREYLPEGPQRVSTLQPFDVIVIMRERTPFPAELVNALPNLRLLVTTGLRNNSVDLAACKARGIVVCGAPGSDNGLNATAELSWALILALFKNVCTEDANMRKGLWQTSMPVPLKGKRLGVVGLGKLGSALARVGRAFDMDIVAWSPNLTPERAEQGGARYVDKQELFATSDVVSIHLILSASTRQVVDAASIAAMKSTAFLVNTSRAGLVDHDALMDALRNRRIGGAGLDVYPIEPLPADDPVRKLDNVVLTPHLGYVSADNFRTFYENVLEAIKAWAAGAPIRTL; from the coding sequence TTGAAGATCGCCATTCTTGACGACTACCATGGCGTGGCCAAGGATTACGCCGACTGGGCCTCGCTGGGGCCGCAGGCCAGCGTACAGGTGTTTCGCGAGTATCTGCCCGAAGGCCCCCAGCGCGTATCCACGCTGCAGCCCTTCGATGTCATTGTCATCATGCGCGAGCGCACGCCGTTCCCGGCCGAGCTCGTCAACGCCCTGCCGAACCTGCGCCTGCTGGTGACCACCGGGCTGCGCAACAATTCGGTGGACCTGGCCGCGTGCAAGGCGCGCGGCATCGTGGTGTGCGGCGCGCCGGGTTCGGACAACGGCCTGAATGCCACCGCCGAACTGAGCTGGGCATTGATCCTGGCGCTGTTCAAGAACGTGTGCACGGAAGACGCCAATATGCGCAAGGGCCTGTGGCAGACCAGCATGCCGGTTCCGCTGAAGGGCAAGCGCCTGGGGGTGGTCGGCCTGGGCAAGCTGGGTAGCGCCCTGGCCAGGGTGGGGCGGGCCTTCGACATGGATATCGTCGCATGGAGCCCCAACCTGACGCCGGAGCGCGCTGAACAGGGCGGCGCCCGGTACGTCGACAAGCAGGAACTGTTCGCGACCTCCGACGTCGTCAGCATTCACTTGATCCTGTCGGCGTCGACACGGCAGGTCGTGGACGCGGCCAGTATCGCGGCCATGAAATCGACGGCCTTCCTGGTGAATACCTCACGGGCGGGGCTGGTGGACCACGACGCGCTCATGGATGCGTTGCGCAACCGGCGTATCGGTGGGGCGGGCCTGGATGTCTATCCCATCGAGCCGCTGCCCGCGGACGATCCCGTCCGCAAGCTGGACAATGTGGTGCTGACCCCGCATCTGGGCTACGTCAGCGCCGACAACTTCCGCACGTTCTACGAGAACGTGCTGGAGGCTATCAAGGCCTGGGCAGCGGGCGCGCCGATACGGACCTTGTAA
- a CDS encoding DsbC family protein: MNFRAWLSAVGVAAAVAVSAHAADKVISTQSAGQPVPGETVTSTSGAGPSAKVTSTAGPNPGEKVISTASGQGNAGDTEQVAALFHQRFPDLAVTAVRRTPYGLFEVQVGMDLIYTDSNVGWVMEGPLIDAATRQDVTRERQEQIGAVSFDQLPLNLAVKRVTGDGSRVLAVFEDPNCGYCKQLRQTLEDVPNLTVYTFIYPILAPDSRVKARDIWCAPHPGQAWDDWMVRGKMPAPASGNCSAPIEQVLALGQRLMVRGTPTLFFRDGSRVSGALPREELLAHLNKPTQKGG; the protein is encoded by the coding sequence ATGAATTTCCGCGCCTGGCTTTCGGCCGTCGGTGTCGCCGCCGCGGTAGCGGTATCCGCCCATGCCGCGGACAAGGTCATTTCCACCCAGTCGGCCGGCCAGCCCGTCCCCGGCGAAACGGTAACCAGTACTTCCGGCGCCGGCCCCTCGGCCAAGGTGACGAGCACCGCCGGGCCCAACCCCGGCGAGAAAGTGATCAGCACGGCTTCCGGACAGGGCAATGCGGGCGACACCGAGCAGGTCGCGGCGCTGTTCCACCAACGCTTTCCGGACCTGGCCGTGACCGCCGTGCGCCGCACGCCCTACGGTTTGTTCGAAGTGCAGGTCGGCATGGATCTGATCTACACCGATTCGAACGTGGGCTGGGTCATGGAAGGTCCCCTGATCGACGCGGCGACCCGCCAGGACGTTACGCGCGAACGGCAGGAGCAGATCGGCGCGGTGTCGTTCGACCAATTGCCGCTGAACCTGGCCGTCAAGCGGGTCACGGGCGACGGTTCACGCGTGCTGGCGGTCTTCGAGGATCCCAACTGCGGCTACTGCAAGCAGCTGCGCCAGACGCTCGAAGACGTCCCCAACCTGACCGTCTATACCTTCATCTACCCCATTCTGGCGCCCGATTCGCGCGTCAAGGCGCGCGATATCTGGTGCGCGCCGCATCCCGGCCAGGCATGGGACGACTGGATGGTGCGCGGCAAGATGCCCGCGCCGGCCAGCGGCAATTGCAGCGCGCCGATAGAACAGGTCCTGGCCCTGGGCCAGCGCTTGATGGTGCGCGGAACGCCGACGCTGTTCTTCCGCGATGGCAGCCGCGTCAGCGGCGCCTTGCCGCGCGAGGAGCTGCTGGCGCACCTGAATAAACCTACGCAGAAGGGCGGCTGA
- a CDS encoding UbiH/UbiF family hydroxylase yields MSQGILVCGAGIVGLATALALARQKQPVTVLAPVATVPPAPAEHYQPRVYALSPASQRFLAGLGIWDALPAARIAPVDAMEVHGDADGTVTLNAWQAAKPHLAWIVEAAEVERVLAQAVRLSGIPWIPDRCVGYQHGAVLTENGAQLRTELAIGADGAASPLRSAAGLVQHSRPYDAVGLVTHLDASLPHHGTAMQWFHDEGVLALLPLPDTARGPQVSMVWSAPAARARAVQALPSDAQADAVRAHLAAVTQGRLGDLRMNIALHGFPLFLEHAQMAAPGVALAGDAAHRVHPLAGQGLNLGLGDAETLATIVARREPYRSPGDPRVLRRYQRARAEPVLAMRLATDGLHRLFASRSAPAAWARNAGMRWVEAIPLFKRLLIEQASGG; encoded by the coding sequence ATGAGCCAGGGAATACTCGTTTGCGGCGCCGGCATCGTGGGCCTGGCGACCGCCCTGGCGCTGGCGCGCCAGAAGCAGCCGGTGACCGTGCTGGCGCCCGTCGCCACGGTGCCGCCGGCGCCGGCCGAACATTACCAGCCGCGTGTGTATGCGCTGTCGCCGGCCAGCCAGCGCTTTCTTGCCGGCCTGGGCATCTGGGATGCCCTGCCGGCCGCGCGCATCGCCCCTGTCGACGCGATGGAAGTGCATGGCGATGCCGACGGGACGGTAACGTTGAACGCCTGGCAGGCGGCCAAGCCGCATCTGGCCTGGATCGTCGAGGCCGCTGAAGTCGAGCGCGTGCTGGCCCAGGCCGTCCGCCTCTCGGGCATCCCCTGGATTCCGGACCGGTGCGTCGGGTACCAGCATGGCGCCGTGCTTACGGAAAACGGCGCCCAGTTGCGGACCGAGCTGGCCATCGGCGCGGATGGCGCGGCGTCGCCGCTGCGCTCGGCGGCCGGACTGGTGCAACATTCCCGGCCCTATGACGCCGTGGGCCTGGTGACGCATCTGGATGCGTCGCTGCCGCACCATGGCACGGCGATGCAATGGTTCCACGACGAGGGCGTGTTGGCGCTGCTGCCCCTGCCGGACACGGCACGGGGGCCGCAGGTTTCCATGGTGTGGTCGGCGCCCGCGGCGCGCGCCCGGGCGGTGCAGGCGCTGCCGTCCGACGCCCAGGCGGATGCCGTGCGCGCGCATCTTGCCGCGGTGACGCAGGGGCGGTTGGGCGATCTGCGCATGAATATTGCGCTGCACGGCTTTCCGCTTTTCCTCGAGCATGCCCAGATGGCCGCGCCCGGCGTGGCCCTGGCCGGCGACGCGGCCCACCGCGTGCATCCATTGGCGGGACAGGGCCTGAATCTGGGGCTGGGCGACGCCGAAACGCTGGCTACAATCGTCGCGCGGCGGGAACCGTACCGCAGCCCGGGAGACCCCCGTGTCCTGCGGCGCTACCAGCGCGCCCGCGCCGAACCGGTCCTGGCCATGCGGCTGGCCACGGACGGGCTGCACCGCCTGTTCGCCAGCCGTTCCGCCCCCGCGGCCTGGGCGCGGAATGCGGGCATGCGCTGGGTCGAGGCAATACCTCTTTTCAAAAGGCTGTTGATCGAGCAAGCTTCCGGCGGATGA
- the mltA gene encoding murein transglycosylase A, which produces MSRLAPLLLLAGALAGCSTVENQIPAEQAAGTPGAATVAPGAEAPLVVPALAALPDTPTRPLAGRFQRVNYSEIPAWRDDDLAQFWQVFLLNCKGLMRPTSGNLTLPARATPRAWQPVCAAAIDPARRPVATDPESVRRFLQTYLQPWRLLAADGKPASNMVTGYYEPLVRGSRVQGGLDQWPLYMPPKDLLTIDLGAIYPELAGKRVRGKLEGKRVVPYDTRAELESNPARRPPVLVYVDDPVDNFFLQVQGSGRVLLTGGPDAGKTIRVAYADHNGQPYVSIGRWLVDKGQLSSDQASMQNIRAWAQRNPQRVREMLNANPAVVFFKEEPVTDPEAGPRGAYGLSLTARRSIAVDTSFVPLGTPVFLGTTWPGTDRPLDRLVFAQDTGTAIRGAARADFYWGYGDAAGQMAGRMKQRGQMWILWPKQAGEPSAR; this is translated from the coding sequence TTGTCCCGACTGGCTCCGCTCCTGCTGCTTGCCGGCGCCCTGGCCGGTTGCTCGACCGTCGAAAACCAGATCCCCGCCGAGCAGGCCGCCGGCACGCCCGGCGCCGCCACGGTTGCGCCCGGCGCGGAGGCCCCCCTGGTCGTGCCCGCGCTTGCCGCCTTGCCCGATACGCCGACCCGCCCCCTTGCGGGCCGCTTCCAGCGTGTGAACTACAGCGAGATCCCGGCCTGGCGCGACGACGACCTGGCGCAGTTCTGGCAGGTATTCCTGCTCAACTGCAAGGGGCTGATGCGGCCGACCTCCGGCAACCTGACCTTGCCGGCGCGCGCCACCCCGCGCGCCTGGCAACCCGTCTGCGCCGCCGCCATCGACCCCGCGCGGCGTCCCGTTGCGACCGACCCCGAAAGCGTGCGCCGCTTTTTGCAAACCTACCTGCAGCCCTGGCGTCTGCTGGCCGCCGACGGCAAACCTGCTTCCAATATGGTCACCGGCTATTACGAGCCGCTGGTGCGCGGGTCGCGCGTGCAGGGCGGGCTGGATCAATGGCCCCTGTATATGCCGCCCAAGGATCTCCTCACCATCGACCTGGGCGCGATCTATCCCGAATTGGCCGGCAAACGGGTAAGAGGCAAACTGGAGGGCAAGCGCGTCGTCCCCTATGACACCCGCGCAGAGCTGGAAAGCAACCCCGCCCGCCGCCCGCCGGTGCTGGTCTATGTGGACGATCCGGTCGACAACTTCTTCCTGCAGGTACAGGGTTCGGGCCGCGTGCTGCTGACTGGCGGTCCCGACGCCGGCAAGACCATACGCGTCGCCTATGCCGATCACAACGGCCAGCCTTACGTTTCCATCGGCCGCTGGCTGGTCGACAAAGGCCAGCTGTCCTCCGACCAGGCATCGATGCAGAATATCCGCGCCTGGGCGCAGCGCAACCCCCAGCGGGTGCGCGAAATGCTGAACGCCAATCCGGCGGTGGTCTTCTTCAAGGAAGAACCCGTTACCGACCCCGAAGCCGGGCCGCGCGGGGCGTACGGGCTGAGCCTGACGGCGCGCCGGTCCATCGCGGTGGATACGTCCTTCGTGCCGCTGGGCACGCCGGTATTCCTGGGAACGACCTGGCCGGGGACGGACCGCCCGCTGGATAGGCTGGTGTTCGCGCAGGATACCGGGACCGCTATCCGGGGAGCCGCCCGCGCCGATTTCTATTGGGGCTATGGCGACGCCGCCGGACAAATGGCCGGGCGCATGAAGCAGCGCGGCCAGATGTGGATTTTGTGGCCGAAGCAGGCCGGGGAGCCCAGCGCGCGATGA